One region of Polynucleobacter sp. SHI8 genomic DNA includes:
- a CDS encoding DNA topoisomerase IV subunit B: MATRKEQYSESSIKVLKGLEPVKQRPGMYTRTDNPLHIIQEVIDNASDEALGGHGKEIILTLHTDQSISVEDFGRGIPVGLHPEEKIPVVEIVFTQLHAGGKFEKGNAGAYAFSGGLHGVGVSVTNALSKRLEVQVWRDKQYSTLAFEHGFLVDKISSKAIASGEKSSGTRVRAWPEAKYFDSAVIPLAELQRLLRSKAVLLPGVKVTLIQEKSGETQSWFYENGLKGYLDEAMLQAGHSELLIPAFDGEHFAEPDRAGEENFAQGEGASWIVAWTEEGAPVRESYVNLIPTTAGGTHESGLREGLYNAVKSFIDMHALLPKGVKLMPEDVFQRASFVLSAKVLDPQFQGQIKERLNSRDAVRLVSGFVKSALELWLNQHVDYGKKLAELVIKQAQARTRAGQKIEKRKSSGVAVLPGKLTDCESEDIVINEIFLVEGDSAGGSAKMGRNKEYQAILPLRGKVLNTWETERDRLFANNEVHDIAVAIGVDPHGVNENPDLSNLRYGKVCILSDADVDGSHIQVLLLTLFYKHFPKLIERGHIYVARPPLFRVDAPARGKKPAQKIYALDSGELTAIEDKLKKDGLKDGSWQISRFKGLGEMNPEQLWDTTLNPDTRRLLPILTGEINLTDTNKMMDMLMGKSESSARRNWLEEHGNEVEADI, from the coding sequence ATGGCAACACGTAAAGAACAATATAGCGAATCATCCATTAAGGTCTTAAAAGGCTTAGAGCCAGTTAAACAAAGACCGGGGATGTACACCAGAACAGATAATCCTCTGCATATTATTCAAGAAGTTATTGATAACGCATCGGATGAGGCCTTGGGGGGGCATGGTAAAGAAATCATATTAACGCTACATACTGATCAAAGTATCAGTGTGGAAGACTTTGGACGAGGTATTCCTGTGGGATTGCACCCTGAGGAGAAAATACCTGTTGTAGAAATTGTATTTACTCAATTACACGCAGGTGGCAAATTCGAAAAAGGCAATGCAGGAGCATATGCATTTTCTGGCGGACTTCATGGCGTCGGTGTTTCTGTTACTAATGCATTATCTAAGCGCTTAGAAGTTCAGGTTTGGCGCGATAAACAATATTCCACCCTTGCATTTGAACATGGATTTTTAGTAGATAAGATTTCTAGTAAAGCGATTGCCTCAGGTGAAAAATCTTCAGGTACGCGAGTTCGTGCTTGGCCAGAAGCTAAATATTTTGATTCTGCTGTGATTCCTCTTGCCGAATTACAACGTTTGCTCAGGTCTAAAGCTGTTTTATTACCTGGAGTCAAGGTAACCCTGATCCAAGAAAAATCTGGTGAAACACAGTCTTGGTTTTATGAGAATGGATTGAAGGGGTATTTAGACGAAGCGATGTTGCAAGCTGGACATAGTGAGTTGCTCATTCCAGCGTTTGATGGGGAGCATTTTGCAGAACCTGATCGTGCTGGTGAAGAGAACTTTGCGCAGGGCGAAGGAGCTTCTTGGATTGTTGCTTGGACAGAAGAGGGCGCTCCAGTTCGGGAAAGTTACGTGAATCTTATTCCAACTACTGCTGGCGGTACCCATGAAAGTGGGTTACGTGAAGGTTTATACAATGCAGTGAAAAGTTTTATCGATATGCATGCTCTCTTACCCAAGGGGGTGAAGCTGATGCCTGAAGATGTGTTTCAACGTGCGTCATTTGTTTTATCGGCGAAGGTTTTAGATCCACAATTTCAGGGGCAAATTAAAGAGCGATTAAATTCGCGTGATGCTGTCAGATTAGTTTCCGGATTTGTAAAGTCAGCTCTTGAGCTGTGGCTTAATCAACATGTTGATTATGGTAAAAAATTAGCTGAATTAGTCATTAAACAAGCGCAGGCTAGAACCCGTGCGGGACAAAAGATTGAGAAACGAAAGTCTTCAGGAGTTGCTGTCCTGCCTGGCAAATTAACTGATTGCGAAAGTGAAGATATTGTTATTAATGAGATTTTCCTAGTCGAGGGTGATTCTGCTGGTGGATCTGCAAAGATGGGACGTAATAAAGAATATCAAGCTATTTTGCCCCTTCGCGGGAAAGTTTTAAATACTTGGGAAACAGAGCGAGATCGATTATTTGCCAATAATGAGGTTCATGACATTGCTGTTGCAATTGGGGTAGATCCTCACGGCGTGAATGAAAACCCTGATCTGAGTAATTTACGTTACGGTAAGGTTTGTATCTTATCGGATGCCGATGTCGATGGATCACACATTCAAGTCTTATTGTTAACGCTGTTTTATAAGCATTTCCCTAAACTGATTGAACGCGGACATATTTACGTTGCAAGGCCACCATTGTTTCGTGTTGACGCACCCGCTCGTGGTAAAAAGCCTGCACAAAAAATATATGCATTAGATAGTGGTGAGTTAACTGCAATTGAAGATAAGCTCAAAAAAGATGGCTTGAAAGATGGTAGTTGGCAAATTTCTCGGTTTAAAGGTTTAGGTGAGATGAATCCAGAGCAATTATGGGATACCACTCTTAATCCTGACACAAGAAGACTTTTACCGATTTTGACAGGTGAGATTAACTTAACCGACACCAATAAGATGATGGATATGTTGATGGGTAAATCAGAATCTTCTGCAAGAAGGAATTGGTTAGAAGAGCATGGTAATGAAGTAGAAGCGGATATTTAA
- the parC gene encoding DNA topoisomerase IV subunit A has translation MSNNEPDLFSNIPPEPTDTLTLANYAERAYLDYAISVVKGRALPELADGQKPVQRRILYSMNEMSLKADAKPVKSARVVGDVLGKFHPHGDQSAYDALVRLAQNFSLRYPLIDGQGNFGSRDGDGAAAMRYTEARLTKIASLLLEEINQGTVDFIPNYDGTMEEPALLPARLPFVLLNGASGIAVGMATEIPSHNLREVAAASIAVLKNPKINEDEILSLIPGPDFPGGGQIISSVEEIAEIYKVGRGSLKVRARWSVEEMARGQWKLVMNELPPNTSTQKVLQEIEELTNPKVKVGKKALTAEQNSLKQATLALLDGVRDESSKDAAVRLVFEPKTKNIDEAEFANFLLAHTSLESNASINLVMIGTDGRPRQKGILTILQEWAQFRIETVTRRTQHRLGKVDDRMHILEGRQLVLLNIDEVIRIIRNSDEPKVDLMAAFKLSDRQAEDILEIRLRQLARLEAIKIEQELSELKSEKEDLESLLGSDTLMRKKIIKEVEADAKTFGDDRRTLIQEEKRSVVQTKIIDEPVTVIVSQKGWVRSRQGHGHDVSQFAFKAGDALFAIYECRTIDVMIGIGSNGRAYSVPVSDLPGARGDGSPYTSFINLVPGTQMVSYYAGSGDDLLLIALASGNGFLANVSDMVTRNKAGKSFVGVDEKFEGGDRVLPLQVVREGMNMVACLSGNGRLLTFETADLKRLQAGGKGVILMDLDAKESLQSAIAFGPKGLQMDGLGRSGKPTSVNVSYKTLMDFKAQRARKGHAIEPKLKDAKLQQV, from the coding sequence ATGTCGAATAACGAACCAGATTTATTTTCTAACATACCTCCTGAACCTACAGATACATTGACGCTTGCTAATTATGCAGAGCGTGCTTATTTAGATTATGCAATTAGTGTGGTCAAAGGACGTGCATTACCTGAGTTAGCAGATGGTCAAAAACCAGTTCAACGTCGAATTCTTTATTCGATGAATGAAATGAGTTTAAAAGCTGATGCTAAGCCAGTGAAAAGTGCTAGGGTCGTTGGTGATGTATTGGGTAAATTTCATCCACACGGTGATCAATCTGCTTATGATGCTTTAGTTCGATTGGCACAAAATTTTAGTCTTCGATATCCACTCATTGATGGCCAAGGAAATTTTGGCTCACGTGATGGTGATGGTGCTGCTGCCATGCGATATACCGAAGCAAGATTGACAAAAATTGCCAGTTTGTTACTTGAGGAAATCAATCAAGGAACTGTCGATTTTATTCCAAATTATGATGGCACGATGGAAGAGCCTGCTTTATTGCCGGCAAGACTCCCGTTTGTTCTCCTGAATGGTGCATCTGGAATTGCAGTAGGGATGGCAACTGAAATACCATCACATAATTTAAGAGAAGTTGCTGCTGCTAGTATTGCGGTATTAAAAAATCCAAAGATCAATGAAGATGAAATTTTGTCTTTGATTCCGGGGCCCGACTTTCCCGGTGGCGGACAAATTATTTCTTCCGTAGAGGAAATTGCAGAAATATACAAAGTAGGACGCGGTAGTTTGAAAGTCAGAGCTAGATGGAGCGTTGAGGAGATGGCTCGAGGCCAATGGAAGTTGGTCATGAATGAATTACCACCGAACACCTCCACGCAAAAAGTATTGCAAGAAATCGAAGAGCTAACCAATCCAAAGGTTAAAGTAGGTAAAAAAGCTTTAACAGCAGAACAAAATTCCCTCAAACAAGCTACTTTGGCGCTGTTAGATGGAGTCCGAGATGAGTCAAGTAAGGACGCTGCCGTGCGTTTGGTGTTTGAGCCAAAGACTAAAAACATTGACGAAGCAGAATTTGCTAACTTTTTATTAGCCCATACTTCTTTAGAATCCAATGCTTCGATCAACCTTGTCATGATTGGCACAGACGGACGTCCAAGGCAAAAAGGGATTTTGACTATTCTTCAAGAATGGGCTCAGTTTCGCATCGAGACGGTGACGCGACGGACGCAGCATCGTCTAGGTAAAGTTGATGATCGCATGCATATTCTTGAAGGACGTCAACTTGTCCTGTTGAATATTGATGAAGTGATTCGAATTATCCGTAATAGTGATGAGCCTAAAGTTGATTTAATGGCAGCCTTCAAATTATCTGATCGTCAGGCTGAAGATATTTTAGAAATTAGATTACGTCAATTAGCTAGGCTTGAAGCTATCAAAATTGAGCAAGAGTTATCAGAGTTAAAGTCTGAAAAAGAAGATTTGGAGAGTTTGTTGGGAAGCGACACTCTTATGCGTAAAAAAATCATCAAAGAAGTTGAAGCAGATGCGAAGACTTTTGGCGATGATCGTAGAACACTTATTCAAGAAGAAAAACGTAGTGTTGTCCAAACGAAAATTATTGATGAGCCAGTTACCGTGATTGTTTCCCAGAAGGGTTGGGTACGTTCTCGCCAAGGCCATGGACATGATGTATCACAATTTGCATTTAAAGCAGGTGACGCATTATTTGCGATCTATGAATGTCGAACTATTGATGTCATGATTGGAATTGGTAGTAATGGTCGAGCATATAGCGTCCCTGTCTCCGACTTACCTGGAGCTAGAGGAGACGGATCTCCTTACACCTCATTTATCAATTTAGTACCTGGAACGCAGATGGTTTCTTATTACGCAGGTTCAGGAGATGATTTACTGTTGATTGCCTTAGCATCGGGTAATGGCTTTTTAGCCAACGTGAGTGATATGGTGACCAGGAATAAGGCTGGTAAGAGTTTCGTTGGTGTTGATGAAAAATTTGAGGGTGGTGATCGTGTGCTGCCTTTACAAGTTGTCCGTGAAGGTATGAATATGGTTGCTTGCCTTTCTGGTAATGGGCGCTTATTGACCTTTGAGACCGCGGATTTAAAACGACTTCAAGCAGGTGGTAAGGGCGTTATATTAATGGATCTTGATGCCAAAGAGTCTTTGCAAAGTGCGATTGCATTTGGACCAAAAGGTTTGCAAATGGATGGTTTAGGGCGTTCTGGAAAGCCGACATCCGTAAATGTCTCTTATAAAACTTTAATGGATTTTAAAGCGCAAAGGGCCAGGAAAGGTCATGCGATTGAACCTAAACTTAAAGATGCGAAGTTGCAACAGGTTTAA
- a CDS encoding RidA family protein — translation MNRMINTPSLLTQRIKALGIKIPKATSPTASYVMASHVGNLVYVSGHIAKKNNQVWVGKLGLNMTTDEGKLAARAVAIDILATLDKHLGDLDLVERIIKVTSLVNSTPEYTEQHLVTNGCSDLLVDIFGDAGRHARSAFGVAQLPLGACVEIELVAEIRNFI, via the coding sequence ATGAACCGAATGATTAACACCCCCTCTCTTTTAACTCAACGTATCAAAGCTTTAGGTATCAAGATTCCAAAAGCAACTTCGCCTACAGCATCATATGTCATGGCAAGCCATGTCGGTAATCTCGTGTATGTCTCAGGACATATTGCCAAAAAGAATAATCAAGTATGGGTTGGTAAGCTTGGCTTAAACATGACTACAGATGAGGGTAAATTAGCTGCGCGGGCTGTGGCTATTGATATCCTAGCAACATTAGATAAGCATTTAGGCGATTTAGATCTAGTGGAGCGCATCATCAAAGTAACTAGTCTAGTCAACTCTACTCCTGAATATACAGAACAACATCTCGTCACGAATGGTTGCTCAGATTTACTGGTAGATATTTTCGGTGATGCTGGCAGACATGCGAGAAGCGCATTCGGTGTGGCTCAATTACCTCTGGGTGCTTGTGTAGAAATTGAGCTAGTAGCAGAGATCCGTAATTTTATTTAA
- a CDS encoding VWA domain-containing protein, whose protein sequence is MLIDFFYALKKSKVPVSIQEFLTLLEALKKQVITPSINDFYYLARLTLVKDEKFYDRFDKTFGTYFNGIENFLELYPDIPLEWLEEKLKRDLTPEEKNALEKFTSPEELIKRLKELLDEQKERHEGGSKWIGTGGSSAFGNNGYHPEGVRIGGKSAGNRTAIKVWDERNFADYDDSVELGTRNIKIALRRLRRFAREGQQTELDLDQTITATATNAGFLDIKMRPERHNQVKVLLLMDVGGSMDDHIARVEELFSAASSEFKHLEHYYFHNCLYDFVWKNNRRRTLEKIPTIDIIRKYGSDYKLIFVGDATMSPYEILAVGGSVEYSNSEPGATWINRMLDHYTHHAWLNPEPEQVWQYRQSVSIIKDLMKSKMYPVTIQGLESAMRDLSK, encoded by the coding sequence ATGCTGATTGACTTTTTCTATGCTCTAAAAAAATCGAAGGTGCCGGTTTCGATTCAAGAATTTTTAACCTTGTTAGAGGCTTTAAAAAAGCAAGTAATTACGCCTTCTATCAATGATTTTTACTACCTCGCACGGCTGACACTTGTCAAAGATGAAAAATTTTATGACCGTTTTGATAAAACGTTTGGTACATATTTCAATGGTATTGAAAATTTTCTTGAACTTTACCCAGATATTCCCCTCGAGTGGTTAGAAGAGAAGTTAAAACGTGATCTCACTCCAGAAGAAAAAAACGCCTTAGAGAAATTTACAAGCCCTGAGGAGCTCATTAAGCGTTTAAAAGAGTTATTAGACGAACAAAAAGAACGTCATGAAGGAGGTAGTAAATGGATTGGAACTGGTGGCTCTTCAGCTTTTGGCAATAATGGGTATCATCCTGAAGGTGTTCGCATCGGGGGTAAATCAGCGGGTAATCGGACCGCCATCAAGGTCTGGGATGAACGCAACTTTGCTGACTATGATGACTCAGTCGAATTAGGCACAAGAAACATCAAAATTGCTTTGAGACGTCTTCGTCGTTTTGCTAGAGAAGGCCAACAAACGGAGTTAGATCTTGATCAAACAATTACTGCGACAGCTACGAATGCAGGATTTTTAGATATCAAAATGCGCCCAGAGCGGCATAATCAAGTCAAAGTGCTTCTATTAATGGATGTCGGTGGCTCCATGGATGATCACATCGCCCGGGTTGAAGAACTTTTCTCAGCGGCCAGTTCTGAATTCAAGCACTTAGAGCATTATTACTTTCATAACTGCTTGTATGATTTTGTATGGAAAAATAATCGACGCAGGACGCTTGAAAAAATACCTACGATCGATATTATTCGAAAGTATGGGTCAGACTATAAATTAATTTTTGTAGGTGATGCCACCATGAGCCCCTATGAGATTTTGGCTGTTGGTGGCTCTGTAGAGTACTCCAATAGTGAACCAGGAGCTACTTGGATCAATCGCATGTTAGATCACTATACACATCATGCTTGGCTCAATCCAGAACCGGAACAGGTTTGGCAGTATCGACAATCGGTTTCGATTATCAAAGATCTTATGAAATCAAAAATGTACCCAGTTACTATTCAAGGTCTCGAGAGCGCCATGAGAGATCTATCAAAATAA
- a CDS encoding MoxR family ATPase — MTTTSQSFQGSTNYVATDDLKMAVNAAITLQRPLLIKGEPGTGKTMLAEEVAASLGMPLLQWHIKSTTKAQQGLYEYDAVSRLRDSQLGDIKVQDIRNYIVQGVLWQAFTASEPTVLLIDEIDKADIEFPNDLLRELDRMEFFVYETREMIQAIHRPLVIITSNNEKELPDAFLRRCFFHYIAFPDPVTMQKIVDVHHPNIKKDLLATALQTFYEVRNLPGLKKKPSTSELIDWLKLLMAEDLSADDLKSKDGKASIPPLHGALLKNEQDVHLFERLIFMNRQNR, encoded by the coding sequence ATGACAACGACCAGTCAAAGCTTTCAGGGCTCAACAAATTATGTTGCAACTGATGATTTAAAAATGGCAGTCAATGCCGCAATTACGTTACAACGCCCACTTCTCATAAAAGGTGAACCCGGTACAGGAAAAACGATGCTAGCTGAAGAAGTGGCGGCATCTTTAGGTATGCCTTTGTTACAGTGGCATATCAAATCAACTACGAAGGCCCAGCAGGGCCTTTATGAATATGATGCTGTCAGTCGTCTGCGTGACTCTCAGCTAGGTGACATTAAGGTTCAAGATATTCGTAATTACATTGTTCAGGGAGTTTTATGGCAAGCATTTACCGCTTCCGAACCAACGGTCTTATTGATTGATGAGATTGATAAGGCTGACATCGAGTTCCCAAATGACTTATTAAGAGAACTAGATCGTATGGAATTTTTCGTGTACGAAACTAGGGAAATGATCCAAGCCATTCATCGTCCTTTAGTCATCATTACTTCTAATAACGAAAAAGAATTACCTGATGCTTTTTTACGGCGTTGCTTTTTTCACTATATTGCCTTCCCAGATCCAGTAACTATGCAAAAAATCGTTGATGTGCATCATCCTAATATCAAGAAAGATCTTTTAGCAACCGCTCTACAAACGTTTTATGAGGTTCGAAATCTCCCGGGACTCAAGAAAAAACCATCCACTTCTGAACTTATCGACTGGCTCAAACTTCTCATGGCTGAAGATTTATCTGCTGATGATCTCAAAAGTAAAGATGGCAAAGCATCTATCCCTCCTCTTCATGGAGCACTTTTGAAAAATGAGCAAGATGTACATTTATTTGAACGATTAATTTTTATGAATCGTCAAAATCGGTAA
- a CDS encoding cytochrome c yields MMKIQVTAPTKLLLSLTLSITALSLTVHAAEIQGNAEQGAKNVRLCAGCHAIPGYRSSVPEIYTVPLIGGQSPGYIVAALQAYKKGERKHPTMRSVAGSLSDQDMADLAAYYAAQNAETKANKLK; encoded by the coding sequence ATGATGAAAATCCAAGTTACAGCCCCTACAAAATTATTACTTTCCCTAACCTTATCCATTACAGCACTTAGTTTGACAGTTCATGCAGCCGAAATTCAAGGTAATGCTGAGCAAGGTGCCAAAAACGTCAGACTTTGCGCTGGATGCCATGCCATTCCCGGTTATCGCTCATCCGTCCCTGAAATTTATACGGTACCATTGATTGGTGGCCAATCTCCTGGTTATATCGTTGCTGCGCTTCAAGCCTACAAAAAAGGTGAAAGAAAGCATCCCACAATGCGTAGCGTTGCTGGATCACTCTCAGATCAAGATATGGCTGATTTAGCAGCTTACTATGCTGCACAAAATGCCGAAACCAAAGCCAATAAGCTTAAATAA
- a CDS encoding cytochrome c: MKRFVSIVAVSFIVASSSFAASIESGKALVEKNNCASCHGPDLKSPIAPNYPKIAGQHQDYLFYALKAYQVENNPQVGRGNAIMAGQAKQFNLAQLKDMAAYIATLPSDLVLKK; this comes from the coding sequence ATGAAACGTTTTGTATCTATCGTTGCTGTATCGTTTATTGTTGCTTCTAGTTCATTTGCTGCGAGTATTGAGTCTGGTAAAGCATTAGTTGAAAAAAATAACTGTGCTTCTTGCCATGGACCTGACTTAAAAAGTCCGATTGCTCCTAATTATCCAAAGATTGCTGGACAGCATCAAGATTACCTTTTTTATGCATTAAAAGCCTATCAAGTTGAAAATAATCCACAAGTTGGTCGTGGCAATGCGATCATGGCTGGACAAGCGAAGCAATTTAATCTTGCGCAATTAAAAGATATGGCAGCCTATATTGCAACACTTCCTAGTGATTTGGTACTTAAAAAGTAG
- a CDS encoding GntR family transcriptional regulator has product MNQTLASKPLYEEVADLIRGKIFTHELTPGSWIDEKSLTTQFGISRTPLREALKVLASEGLITMKIRRGAYVTEVDKLEIAQIFHVIALLEGNACKVVANTATDQQLEWLDGIHLRLEKAAADRDIDRFFELNQEFHDKIQEISGNRWMRKVITDLRQVLKLQRRNSLTKLGRLEQSLQEHRQILSAIIARKGDIAQELMINHLQQGQVAAS; this is encoded by the coding sequence ATGAATCAAACCTTAGCAAGTAAACCTCTCTATGAAGAAGTCGCCGATTTGATTCGAGGAAAAATATTTACGCATGAACTCACACCTGGTAGTTGGATTGATGAAAAATCACTTACTACTCAATTTGGTATCAGTCGCACTCCCCTGAGAGAAGCTCTAAAAGTACTTGCCTCTGAGGGTCTTATTACCATGAAAATACGTCGTGGCGCGTATGTTACGGAAGTCGACAAGCTTGAGATTGCTCAAATTTTCCATGTCATTGCTCTACTGGAAGGTAATGCCTGTAAAGTTGTCGCAAATACAGCAACTGATCAACAATTAGAATGGCTTGATGGGATTCATCTCAGGCTAGAAAAAGCTGCAGCTGATCGAGACATCGATCGTTTTTTTGAATTAAATCAGGAATTTCATGACAAAATCCAAGAAATATCCGGTAATCGCTGGATGCGAAAGGTCATCACAGATCTAAGACAAGTACTGAAGTTGCAACGCAGAAACTCACTCACGAAATTAGGCAGACTCGAGCAATCGCTGCAAGAACATCGTCAAATTCTATCTGCCATCATTGCTAGAAAAGGTGACATTGCTCAGGAATTAATGATCAACCACCTTCAGCAAGGTCAAGTTGCAGCCAGTTAA
- the scpA gene encoding methylmalonyl-CoA mutase, with protein MSDHSSTPQQWPSFPETSKEEWQALAAKSSPNKNSDELGWKTPDDIFLKALYTQDDLANLSFTKTMPGFEPFIRGPQATMYASRPWTIRQYAGFSTAEESNAFYRKALAGGGQGISVAFDLPTHRGYDSDHPRVTGDVGKAGVAIDTVEDMKILFDQIPLDKVSVSMTMNGSVLPILAGYIVAAEESGVKQDQLSGTIQNDILKEFMVRNTYIYPPEPSMRIIGDIIEYTAKHMPKFNSISISGYHMQEAGANQSLELAFTLADGKEYVKTALDKGLDVDDFAGRLSFFFAIGMNFYLEVAKLRAARILWWRIMKEFAPKNQKSLMLRTHCQTSGWSLTEQDPYNNIVRTSIEAMAAVFGGTQSLHTNSFDEAIALPTEFSSRIARNTQLIIQEETHITSVIDPWAGSYMMEKLTQEMADKAWEIIQEVQAMGGMTKAVQSGWAKLKIEAAAAQKQANIDTGRDVIVGVNKYQLDEEGEVDVRVVDNIQVRDNQIARLQAVKTARDSVKVSQALQEITDAAEQQSGNLLQLTIAAIRLRATIGEVSDALEKVYGRHRADTQKVTGVYAAAYDSAEGWEKLQQEIAQFGDEFGRRPRVMIAKLGQDGHDRGAKVVATAFADLGFDVDMGPLFQTPDECARQAIENDVHAVGISTLAAGHNTLVPAIIEELQRQGGKDIVVFVGGVIPKQDYEFLYEAGVKGIYGPGTPIPASAKDVLEHIRKALEATK; from the coding sequence ATGTCAGATCATTCGTCAACACCTCAACAATGGCCAAGTTTTCCAGAAACAAGTAAAGAAGAATGGCAGGCCTTAGCAGCTAAATCATCACCGAATAAAAACTCAGATGAGCTTGGTTGGAAAACACCTGATGATATATTTTTAAAAGCTTTATATACCCAAGACGACCTAGCAAATTTATCGTTTACCAAAACGATGCCTGGTTTTGAGCCTTTTATTCGCGGCCCACAAGCAACGATGTATGCGTCTCGACCATGGACGATTCGTCAGTATGCTGGATTTTCAACGGCTGAGGAGTCCAATGCGTTTTATCGTAAAGCATTAGCTGGTGGTGGTCAGGGAATATCAGTTGCATTTGATTTACCAACTCATCGAGGGTATGACTCTGATCATCCAAGGGTAACCGGTGATGTAGGAAAAGCAGGTGTGGCGATTGATACTGTCGAGGATATGAAAATTCTATTTGATCAGATTCCTTTGGATAAGGTTTCTGTTTCCATGACCATGAATGGTTCTGTATTACCCATCTTGGCGGGTTATATCGTTGCAGCAGAAGAAAGTGGTGTTAAGCAAGACCAGCTTTCTGGCACGATACAAAACGATATTTTAAAAGAGTTCATGGTGCGTAATACCTATATTTACCCACCAGAACCATCCATGCGCATTATTGGTGACATTATTGAATATACCGCCAAGCATATGCCAAAGTTTAATTCGATTTCCATCTCTGGCTATCATATGCAAGAAGCAGGTGCTAATCAGTCTCTTGAGTTAGCTTTCACCCTTGCTGATGGCAAAGAGTATGTAAAAACTGCTTTGGATAAGGGTTTAGATGTCGATGATTTTGCAGGTAGATTATCGTTTTTCTTTGCCATCGGCATGAACTTTTATCTTGAAGTAGCTAAATTACGTGCGGCCCGAATTCTTTGGTGGAGAATTATGAAAGAGTTTGCTCCTAAAAACCAAAAGTCATTGATGTTGAGAACGCATTGCCAGACTTCAGGTTGGTCCTTAACAGAACAAGATCCTTATAACAATATTGTTCGTACTAGTATTGAAGCGATGGCAGCCGTATTTGGTGGGACGCAATCATTACATACGAATTCCTTTGATGAAGCGATTGCTTTACCTACCGAATTTTCATCACGAATAGCCAGAAATACGCAGTTAATTATTCAAGAAGAAACGCATATAACCAGCGTGATTGATCCATGGGCTGGATCTTATATGATGGAGAAACTTACTCAAGAAATGGCTGATAAGGCTTGGGAGATCATCCAAGAAGTACAAGCCATGGGAGGTATGACTAAAGCTGTGCAAAGTGGTTGGGCTAAACTTAAAATTGAAGCAGCCGCTGCCCAAAAGCAAGCCAATATTGATACTGGTAGAGATGTAATTGTCGGTGTTAATAAATACCAGCTCGACGAGGAAGGTGAAGTTGATGTTCGAGTCGTTGATAACATTCAAGTAAGAGATAATCAAATCGCCAGGTTGCAAGCAGTTAAAACCGCTCGAGATTCAGTCAAAGTGTCACAAGCCTTACAAGAGATTACAGATGCTGCTGAGCAGCAATCGGGAAATTTATTACAGTTAACAATTGCTGCGATTCGACTAAGAGCAACGATCGGTGAAGTTTCTGATGCGTTAGAAAAAGTATATGGTCGTCATCGTGCTGATACGCAAAAGGTGACCGGTGTGTATGCTGCTGCTTATGACTCAGCCGAGGGTTGGGAAAAACTACAACAAGAAATCGCTCAATTTGGTGATGAGTTTGGACGCCGTCCACGAGTGATGATTGCTAAGTTAGGACAAGATGGCCATGACCGTGGTGCAAAAGTAGTTGCTACAGCTTTTGCAGACTTGGGTTTTGATGTAGATATGGGTCCTTTGTTTCAGACTCCTGACGAGTGTGCGCGCCAAGCCATTGAAAATGATGTGCATGCAGTGGGTATCTCGACCCTAGCTGCTGGTCATAACACCTTAGTTCCAGCGATCATTGAAGAACTTCAGCGTCAAGGTGGAAAAGATATTGTCGTGTTTGTTGGCGGGGTTATACCTAAACAAGACTACGAATTTCTATATGAAGCAGGAGTCAAAGGTATTTACGGCCCTGGTACTCCCATACCCGCATCTGCTAAAGATGTTTTGGAGCATATCCGCAAAGCCCTAGAAGCTACAAAATAA